The Melopsittacus undulatus isolate bMelUnd1 chromosome 21, bMelUnd1.mat.Z, whole genome shotgun sequence region catagacccccccatggctgccccattcccatGCGCCCCACACCCCACATccgccccatagcccccccacgGATACCCCGCTCCATGTGCCCCCTACCCCATACccgccccatagaccccccatagatgCCCCACTCAATGGGTACCCCACTCAATGGATACCccaccccatatccaccccatagaccccccgACAAATGCCCCACTCCCATGTGCCCCCcaccccacatctgccccacatccaccccatagaccccccatagataccccacTCCAtgcaccccccaccccatatccaccccatagccccccccacgcaccccccaccccatagcccccccatagataccccacTCCATGCACCCTCcaccccatatctgccccatagacccccccacGGATACCCCACTCCATGTGCCCCCTACCCCATACccgccccatagaccccccatgGATGCCCCACTCCCATGTGTACCCCACTCAATGGATACCCCACCCCATAtcctccccatagcccccccatagataccccacTCCATGTGCCCTTcaccccacatctgccccatagacccccctaTGGATACCccaccccatatccaccccatagacccccccatgcaccccccaccccatatccaccccatagccccccccatgtacccccaccccacacccccccccatagccccccccctACAGCTGCGGTCCGCCTGTGCAGCTGGTCTTATGGTGTATGTCATTCCAGGTGATGACATTGGCTCTGCCGGTTGTCATGGAGGTTCCGACTGTGAACGTCAGTCGCTGGGCGAAGGCCTTTCGGAACAGCCCCAGGACCTTGTTGCCCTCGGGACAGTCGGGCAGATAGGCCACGCGGGTGGTACCCGGGTACCGCACACCGGGGTTGGGGTGTTCCTCCTATGGGGGTACAGGCGGTGAGAGGTGGTGTCTGTGTGCGGGTGtaggggaggggatgggggacaaggggaggggtgggggtggtTTGGGGTCAACTGTCAGGGGTTTGGCTGTGATTTGGTGTCACCCATCACATCCTGTTCCCCCTCCGATGGTTGTTTTGGTGTCACCCATCCCATCCTGAGCTCCCCAATAGGGTTTTGGTTGTGATTTGGTGTCACCCATCCAACCCTGATCCTCCTCCCACGGTTGTTTTGGATCTGCTTTGGTGTCACCCATCCCATCCTGTTCCCCCTCCCATTGTTGTTTTGGTTGTGATTGGGTGTCACCCATCACATTTTGGCTGTGATTTGGTGCCCCCCATCCAACCCTGATCCTCCTCCCACGGTTGTTTTGGCTCTGCTTTGGTGTCACCCATCAGGTTCTGGGCTCCCTCCCATGGTTGTTTTGGTTGTGATTTGGTGTCACCCATCACATCCTGCTCCCCCCCATGGGGGTTTTGGCTCTCCTTTGGTGTCACCCATCCCACCCTGGTCCCCCTCCCACGGTTGTTTTGGTGTCAACCATCACATTTTGGGCTCCCCAATAGGGTTTTGGCTGTGATTTGGTGTCACCCATCACGttctgagctctgctttggtgtcacccatcccatcctgttcccctcccccccatcacACCCCCCAATCCCCTCTTACCCCCACAGTTGTTTTGGTTGTGATTTGGTGTCACCCATCACATTTTGGCTGTGACTTGGTGTCACccatccccccctgctccccccccgtcaccccccccatGTCACCCCCTATCCCCTCTTACCCCCTGCACTCCAGGCGGGAACACATACTGGATGACGATGGTCCCACACCCCTCGTATCCAGGCAACggcctcatcccatccctggtCACCATCATGCGCCCGTCCGGGGGTTGGTTCCCCACCAACACCCCATAGAAGCGGCCGCAGACGGGACAGGCTGTTCGCACCTCCAGCGCCCGCGCGATACACCCGGAGCAGAACGAGTGTCGGCAGCGCTCCAGCGTCCGCGGCTCCCGGATCTCACCCAGGCATATGGGGCATTGGCGCTCGGGGTCCTCGTCGCGGGTGCCCCATATGGTGTGGGGGTcgggggtgggggtgtggggctgggggggggtgaTGCTATGGGGTTTGGTGGTAGCGCTATGGGGTTTGGCggtggtgctatggggctcagtGGTAGCGCTATGGGGCTTGGCggtggtgctatggggctcagcAGTACTGCTATGGGGCTTGGCAGTGGTAATGCTATGGGGCTCAGTGGTGGCACTATAGGGTTTGGTGGTGGTAGccctatggggctcaatggtaGCGCTATGGGGTTTGGTGGTGGTAATGCTATGGGGCTTGGTGGTAACGCTATAGGGCTCAACAGTAACGCTATGGGGCTCAGCGGTGGTGCTATGGGGCTTGGTGGTAGTGCTATGGGGTTTGGTGGTGGTAACGCTATAGGGCTCAGCAGTAACGCTAtggggtttggtggtggtgCTATGGGGCTTGGTGACGGTAACGCTATGGGGCTCGGTGGTGGTAGCAGCGCTATGGGGCTCAGTGGTAACGCTATGGGGCTCAACAGTAACGCTATGGGGCTTGGCGGTGGTAATGCTATGGGGCTTGGTGATGGTAACGCTATGGGGCTTGGGGCCGGTAACACTATGGGGCTTGGTGGCTGTAACCCTATGGGGCTCAATGCCGGTAACGCTATGGGGCTCAGCGGTAGCGCTATGGGGCTTGGTGGCTGTAACTCTATGGGGCTCGATGCCGGTACCGCTATGGGGCTCAATGCCGGTACCGCTATGGGGCTTGGTGACGGTGACACACACAAGCGCGTCCGACTGACGCCTCTTCTTGAGCTCCTTCTCCGTGTCCTTCACCAACACCTTGAGCGCCTTGCGCACAGGGTACAGGCGGCCGGGGGGGGTGTGcgggggcagcagcagctgcagcacataCGCGTCGGGGGTCTCGGCGTCAACCACAAGGTTCACTCCGGTCTCCTCCGTCAGCCGCAACAACCGGATCGAGTGTTCGCGGGTCAGGAAGTCCCAGACCCGCTTGGGAACCGTCAGGCGGTTCTTGGTGGTACCAGCGCACGTGGACATCCTGGACAGCACGAAGGACACTGGGGGGGGGACAACACATGTATGGGGGTCAGAGAGTCGGACCCACATGTGGCCAtatgggagatgtggggcaggatccatccccccctgccccataacccaccCCATAAACCCAATGGGGACAGCACATTCAGGCACCACTTGGGGGGCACCTGAACGCCCAAAGCCATCGAGTTAAGGGGGGGTcacccataccccatacccatGGGGGTGACACCCACAGGCGGACCCATAGGACATGTGGGGCAGgatccaaccccctgccccataaccacaaTGGGGTCAGCACATCCGGGTACCACTTGGGGGGCACCTGAACCCCCAAAGCCATTGAGTTAAAGGGGGGTCACCCATACCCATGGGGGTGACACCCACAGGCGGACCCATAGGACATGGGGGGCAGCatccaaccccctgccccataaccacaaTGGGGTCAGCATCCatctccctgccccataacccaccCCATAACACCAATGGGGATAGCACATTCAGGCACCACTTGGGGGGCACCTGAGCCCCCCATGGAGGGGGCATTGAGGGGACCCCCATGCTCAGACCCCCATAAAGGAGGAGTCCCCATACCCGTGTGGACCCCATacccatgggggggtccccatacCCATGGGGGGggccccataccccatacccgttgggtgccccatagagagggggggtccccatgggggGGTGGTCCCCATACCCATAGGGGGgtccccataccccatacctGGGGGGTGTCCCCACACCCACCTGGTGATCCCATGTGGGGCAGGATCCGGTTGTGCCAACAGAGCTCCAGGACCCAcaggctgtgggggggggggggcccagaggggggggggggggtcacatggggggtCCCCGGCCCCGTTTTGGGgacccccctcccctcccccattCACCatccccccccatgtccccaagAGCCCCTCCCGTGTTTGGttcaccccctcccccccatccgctgttcccctcccccccccagtgctccccctcccccccccccatgtccccccctccccccccatatCCCGATGCCCCCCCCGgtgtccccctccccccccatgtccccccctcccccccccgtgTCCGCTGCTCCCCTgaccccccatgacccccctcccccccccccatcccggatctcccctcccccctccatgTCCGgttccccccatcccctccccccccccatgtccgctgttcccctccccccccagtgctacccctcccccccccccatgtccccccctccccccccatatCCCGATGCCCCCCCCGgtgtccccctcccccccccatgtcccgatgctcccctccccccccgtgtccccccagtgtgtccccctcccccctccgttgcccctcccccccttcccacccccatGTCCggttcccccccctcccctcccaccccccataTCCcgatgctcccctccccccccatgtcccctcccccctcccccctccctccccccctccccctcccccctcccccctcccccctccccctcccctcccccctctcaCCATCTCCGTTCGCACCGACCGGTACCGGCCGCGTCAGGCCCCGGAGCCGCCGCGCGTCACGTGACTAcgcgcggggggggggagggggcggggcctccgTGGCAACGGGGGCGGGGACCATGGCAACGGCAGAGGAGGAGCAGCGGAGGGGTCGTCATGGCAAcggggggagggggcggggccggagggaggggaggggccaGGGAGGCAGCGTTGGGATTGGGCGAGGTCGGAGGCGCAGAAGGGGCGTGGTTTGAAGGGGGGCGTGGCTTGGAGGGGTAGCCATGGTAACGGGGGGCGGGGCTGgaggaagggggcgtggccagggGGAGGCGTGGCCAGAGAGGCAGCATTGGGATAAAGCAGGGTCGGATGCGcagagggggcgtggcttggAGGGGTCGTCATGGCAACggagggagggggcggggccggagGGAGGGGGCGGGGTCAGGGAGGCAGCgttgggatggagcagggtCGGAGGCCcagagggggcgtggcttggAGGGGGGCGTGGCTCGGAGGGGTCGTCATGGCAACGGGGgggtggggcaggagggaggggcggggccaagAGGTGGTGGCGTGGCCAGGGAGGCAGCGTTGGGATGGGGGAAGGTCGCAGGCGCAGAGGGGGCGTGGTTTGAAGGGGCGTGGCttgaagggggcgtggcctggaGGGGTCGCCATAGCAACGGCGCACGGGGGCGGGGCCggagggagggggcggggccaagagGTGGGGGCGTGGCCAGGGAGACAGATGTGGGGTGGGGTGAAGTCAGAGGGAcagagggggcgtggcttggAGGGGTCGCCATAGTAACGGAGGGAGGGGGCGGGGTCGgagggaggggcggggccaagAGGTGGGGGCGTGGCCAGGGAGCCAGCGTTGGGATTGGGCGAGGCCGGAGGCGCAAAATGAAGGCGTGTTTTAAAGTGGGCGTGGTTTGAAAGGGGGTGTGGCTTAAAGGGGCGTGGCCAGAGGCGGTATTGGGGTCTCGGGTCCCATTCACTGCACGGAGCCTACTCCGGATCAATAATTTATTGATAtaggaaggggggggggggggggagggcacccccatagaccccattggatggggggggaggggaacccccatagacccccttggatgggggggggggtcgggaaTCACCCCCAAgtccccacccccccccggGGAGGGGTCACATGGGAATGGGGTCACCCCTGCAATAAGGGGGGGCTCTGGTGCAGCCCCAGGTCCTATatggggggagcagggggtggggggggcatGGAATGGGACCCCCCATAGGAGGAGAATATGGGGTACAGGAGGGGGTGCTCCCCATAGCAAGGAGTGTGAGACCCCCAAGTTAGGGGGCAGAAACCCATAACCCCATATAAAGTTAAGGCACTTGTACAGCAAATGGGGGGGGGAccatggatggggggggggtgaaccccaatgggggggtcattggtccgggggggggggggggatgggaccccaatgggggggtcattggtccgggggggggggcggggatGGGACCCCAAAGGGGGGGTCATtggtccggggggggggggggggatgggaccccaatggggggggtcattggtccgggggggggggggggatgggaccccaatgggggggtcattggtccggggggggggggggggatgggaacCCCCCCCCTAAGCGAAGATGTTGGAGATGAAGTCAAGGAAACGTTTCCCATATTGCTCTGGGTTCACTGTGGAGATctcagctcctgcctggggGGGACATAGGGTCAGACCCCCCCCATTATAGACCCCTCCCCCATCATAGACCCCTCCCCCATCATAGACCCTCCCCCATCATAGACCCCTCCCCCATCACAGACCCCTCCCCCATCATAGACCCCCCCATCATAGACCCTTACCCCCATTATAGACCCTCCCCCATTATAGACCCTCCCCCATCACAGACCCTCCCCCATTATAGACCCCTCCCCCATCATAGACCCCCCATTATAGACCCCCCCATCACAGACCCCTCCATCATAGACCCCTCCCCCATCACTGACCCCTCCCCCATCACTGACCCCTCCCCCATCACTGACCCCTCCCCCATCATAGACCCTCCCCCATCATAGACCCCCCCCATCATAgtcccccccaaaccccccctattttgccccccccacccccccatatTGCACCCCCATTtgccccccctcaccccccccatTTGCCCCCCTCCCCATTTGCCCCCCCcatttgccccccccccatgcccccccctcaccccatgCTTGACAGTCTTTGCCGCATGTGCTGCCTTCTTCCTTGCATCATATTGGGTGAGGACATCAATGAGCCCCATGAAGTAAACCTCTCTCCGTGGGGCAGCTGACATGTGGGTCAcgctatgggtcagtctatggggcggggggggggtctatgtgcccccccccccccagccccataacctcaCCCTCACTGCAGCTCAGCCCATAGACATCCACATAGGGGTCGAAGTCTCCGGGTCCATGGGGCCGATGGGGGGTGAGGATGGAGCCGATGCCCTcggggggggtccccccccccccatcatcgccccccccctcttcttcctccccctcctcctcctcgggcCCCTCTCGCCCCACTTCGTGTATACCAAGCAATAGGCTGTAGTCCATGATCCTCAGCTGCACCAGGaactatggggcagggggggcacAATGAGGTGTGGGTCACACTGTGGGTCAGAGCTTAGGGGGCAGCCCCATTGAACCCACCTCCACATCCCGTTTGAGCTTGTCCATGAAGTCCCTTTGGGTCTCCTGCCCCACATAGACCTTCTCGTTCTTGTTCAGGAAGTCCATGTCCTTTAGGGTCGGGAGGTCTTTGCCCTATAACGTGTGGGGCACATGGGGAGGAGACCCCAAAAGgggggaggcaatggggggaTCCCCATAGCAAAGAGCTGAGATCTGTGCCAGCCCCACAATGAGATGTCATtactggggtggggggggggaatgtaATGGGGGGGGGTTCCCATCCCATAATGAGGGGGGGGGGTTCCCATCCCATAATAAGGGGGGGGGTTCCCATCCCATAATGAGGGGGGGCTCCCATCCCATAATGAGGGGGGCGGTTCCCATCCCATAATGAAAAGGGGGGGTTCCATCCCATAATAAGGGGGGAGGGGTTCCCATCCCATAATGaggggggggtgtccccatcccataatGAGGGTGGGGATTCCAATCCCATAATAAGGGTGGGGGTTCCCATCCCATAATGAGGAAGGGTTCCCATCCCATAATAGGGGGGGGTTCCCATCCCATAATAAGGGGGGGGGAGTTCCCATCCCAtaataagggggggggggggttcccatCCCATAATGAGGGTGGGGGTTCCCATCCCATAATGAGCGGGGGTGTTCCCAACCCATAATGAAGGGGGGGGTTCCCATCCCATAATGAGGGGGGGTTCCCATCCCATAATGAGGAGGGGTTCCCATCCCGGTACCTTCTCCTTGTCACTGGCTTCTCGGGACACCAAAGACCCctatggaggtgatggaggacCATGAAGGGGGTACAACAACCGGAGGGGGTTGTCAGCGGTTGTGTCCGTACCCCCCGATGGTACCTTGAGGTCGTACTTGCGGTGTACAGGCAGCCGGTGACTGAAGGTGTTCCTCATGACCAGCAGGTACCGGTGTTCACTGTCCACACTGACGCGGTACATACCCAGGAACTGGGGCAGGAGGGTGTTGCCATGGCACTGAACAACGTACTGTGGGGTGACACATGGTGACAGAGtgaaacctaaccctaaccctaaccctaaccctgtgGGGTGACACATGGTGACAGAGtgaaacctaaccctaaccctaaccctaaccctaacctgaaccctaaccctaaccctaaaggCACTAAACCACGTCCTGCAGAGGGGTAACACTTGGTGACACACataaccttaaccctaaccctaaccttaaccctaacaGTGAcaaacctaaccctaaccctaaccctaatggtgACACATCTAACCCTAATCTTAACCCTAACGTTAACCCTCTTGGGGGGGAATAGTGACACACGGTGACACACataatcctaaccctaaccgtaACGCTAATCTTAACCCTATGGGTGACACACCTAACCCTacccctaaacctaaccctaagcctaaccctaatggtgACACATCTAACCCTAATCttatccctaaccctaacctaatCCTAatataaccctaaccctaaccctaccctaaccttaaccccaaccctaaccctaatggtgACACATCTAACCCTAATCTTAACCCTAACGttaacctaaccctaatatAACCCAAACTCTACCCTAACCTtaaccccaaccctaaccctaacgctAATGGTGACAcacctaaccctaatcctaaagctaaacctaaccctaaccataaccctaatggtGACACACATAACCCgaacccaaaccctaaccctaactttAACCCTAATGGTGACACACAGTGACACAactaaccctaatcctaaccctaatgtaACACTAatataaccctaaccctaccctaccctaaccccaacccctcccccccctgccccccccacctGGTGGTAGTGGCTCAGGACCCCGTGCACATCCCCCACGTCCTCCCCCGACAGCTCCTTGGCCACCAGTGTCCGgtcagcagagagcaggagcCTGCGGGTGCTGCCCACCCAGTGTGGGCTGCGGGTGAGGGACacctggggggggacacagagtCAGCCATGGGGGGAGGGGTGTACCCCAACACCTCAACAACACAACAACACCCCAACACCAAACACCCCAACACCCCAACATCACAACATCACAACACCAAACACCCTGACACTCCAACACCACAACACAACAACACCCCAACACCACATCACAACACCCCAACATCACAACACACCAACACCCCAACACCACAACCCAACACCCCAACAACACCCAACATCACAACACCCCAACACGCCAACACCACAACACCCCAACAACccaacaccccaaaaccccaacaccaCAACATCAAAACACCACAACAGCACAACACCAAACACCCCAACACCACAACACCCCCACACCTCCAACACCCCAACATCACAACACCCcaacaacccaaaaccccaacaccaCATCAAAACACCACAACACCACAACACCACATCACAACACCCCAACAACACCACAACACACCAACACCACAACACCCCCACACCTCCAACACCCCAACATCACAACATCCCAACAACCCAACACCCCAAAACCCTAACACCACAACATCAAAACACCACAACACCGCAACACCACAACCCAACACCCCAACAACACCCCCACAACCGGTTTGGGTGTCACCTGATAGCCCCCCAACAACTGGTTTGGTGTCACCTGATAATCAGCcctgggggggaaggggggtaCCCCAACACCCCAACAACACCCCCACACCCGGTTCGGGTGTCACGTGACCTGATAGTCATGGTCATCAATCCCGAATCGCTCCCGCAGGTTCCGGAACACCTGAGGACAGTATTCCTTGAAGGTGAAGTGAGCAGGAAGGTGTTCCCTGGGGGGGGGACATGGAACCGGTGAacggggggggggtcagggcaccagtgtgtgtgtgtggggggtgtCACACATGGAACcggtgaatggggggggggaggggcacggAACCggtgtgggggggagggggggtcaaGACactggtgtgtgtgggggggggaggggtcacaCACACAACCGGTTGGGGGGGGCACAGGTGGGTGGGGGTCAGGGCATGGAACTGgtgtggggggaggggcaccGGTAtaaggggggaggggtcagggCATTGAACCGGTTccggttggggggggggaggggtcaggaaCGGAACCGATGGGGGCGGGGCACAGGTGTGGGGGAGGGGGTCACACACGGAACCGGTTCCGGgttggggggaggggtcaggaaCCGGTTCTgggttgggggggaggggtcaggggGTCACACAGGGAACTGGTTCCGGgttggggggaggggtcaggaaCCAGTTTCGGgttggggggaggggtcaggaaCCGGTTCCGGgttggggggaggggtcaggaaCCGGTTCCgggttgggggggaggggtcaggaaCCGGTTCCGGgttggggggaggggtcaggggTCACACACGGAACCGGTTCCGGGTTAGGGAGAGGGGTTTCCGGTGACCCCACCCACCGGTTGAACAGGTGATTGGTGACCTTGACCTTGGAGCTGGCCCGGAAGTCATCGGGGAGGAGCATCACGGGGGGAGGGAGCTGGGTCAGCTCCGTGACCTGCGGGTCAGAGGTCGGTCAGGGACCGCTTCCGGTTCCGGTAACCGGTACCAGTGCCATTGGGCTGTTCCCGTAACCGGTAACCGGTTCCGGTGTCATGGGGCCTGTTCCGGTTCCGTGGTTCCGGTTCCGGTGTCATAGGGCCGGTTCTGGTTCCGGTAACCGGTACCGGTGCCATGGGGCCGGTTCCGGTTCCGTGGTTCCGGTAACCGGTTCCTGTTCCGGTACCGCTGTCATGGGGCCTGTTCCGTGGTTCCGGTTCCGTTTCCGGTTCCCGGTACCGGTGTCATGAGAAGGTTCCGGTAACCGGTACAGGTGCCATGTTTCCGGTAACCGTTTCCGGTTCCGGGTCTCACCTGGTGCGTGACCCCCCAGCAGAGCACACTCAGAACCGGGTCCGAGGCCTTCGGTGCTCGAGGCCTCTGAGGCACAAACCTCTTCTGCTTCTGCGTCTGCTGCGGCCGCGTCCGGACCGGGACGGACGCCATGGACACAACCACTTCCGGCCGGAACTGTTGTCATGGTGACACTTCCGCCCGGGCCTGTAGCCATAGCGACACCCACTTCCGCCCGGCCTTGTCTCCATGGTGACAGTAACTTCCGCCCAGACCCGTCTCTATGGCGACACTCACTTCCGCCTCGCACCGCAGCTATGGCGACACTTCCGCCCTGCCCTGTCGCCATTGTGACACTCACTTCCGCCCGGGTCCGTTTACATGGCGACTCTCACTTCCGCCCTGCCGTGTTTCCATGGTGACACTCACTTCCGCCCGGAACTGTTGCCATAGCGACACTTGATTCCGCCCAGCCCTGTCGTCATGGTGACACTTCCGCCCGCCCCCGTCGCTATGGTGACTCCCACTTCCGCCCGGAACTCTTGTCGTGGTGACATCCACTTCCGGCAGGTCGTGTCGTCGTGGTGACACTTCCGCCCATACCCGGCTCCATGGCGACACCCACTTCCGCCCTGCCGTGTTGCCATGGTGACACCCACTTCCGCCCGGACCCGTTGCCATGGCGACTCTCACTTCCGCCCGGCCTTGTTTCCATGGTGACACTCACTTCCGCCCAGCCCCGTCGTCGTGGTGTCACTTCCGCCCGCCCCCGTCGCTATGGCGACTCCCACTTCCGCCCGGAACCGGCTCCATGGTGACACTTCCGCCCGGACCCGTTGCCATGGCGACACTCACTTCCGCCCTACTCTGTTGCCATGGGACACCCACTTCCGCCCGGCTCTGTCGTCGTGGTGACACTTCCGCCCGCCCCCGTCGCTATGGTGACTCCCACTTCCGCCCGGAACTGTTGTCGTGGTGACATACACTTCCGGCAGGTCCTGTCGTTGTGGTGACACTTCCGCCTATACCCGGATCCATTGCGACACCCACTTCCGCCCGGCTCTGTAGCCATGGTGACACCCACTTCCGCCAGGGTCCGTCTACATGGTGACACTTCCGCC contains the following coding sequences:
- the DTX3 gene encoding LOW QUALITY PROTEIN: probable E3 ubiquitin-protein ligase DTX3 (The sequence of the model RefSeq protein was modified relative to this genomic sequence to represent the inferred CDS: deleted 2 bases in 1 codon), whose product is MGSPVSFVLSRMSTCAGTTKNRLTVPKRVWDFLTREHSIRLLRLTEETGVNLVVDAETPDAYVLQLLLPPHTPPGRLYPVRKALKVLVKDTEKELKKRRQSDALVCVTVTKPHSGTGIEPHSAPPPSPIALPLSPIAPPPNPIALPPNPIASPPPSPTPPPPTPTPYGAPAEDPERQCPICLGEIREPRTLERCRHSFCSGCIARALEVRTACPVCGRFYGVLVGNQPPDGRMMVTRDGMRPLPGYEGCGTIVIQYVFPPGVQGEEHPNPGVRYPGTTRVAYLPDCPEGNKVLGLFRKAFAQRLTFTVGTSMTTGRANVITWNDIHHKTSCTGGPQLFGYPDPTYLTRVQEELRAKGITED
- the PIP4K2C gene encoding phosphatidylinositol 5-phosphate 4-kinase type-2 gamma, producing the protein MASVPVRTRPQQTQKQKRFVPQRPRAPKASDPVLSVLCWGVTHQVTELTQLPPPVMLLPDDFRASSKVKVTNHLFNREHLPAHFTFKEYCPQVFRNLRERFGIDDHDYQVSLTRSPHWVGSTRRLLLSADRTLVAKELSGEDVGDVHGVLSHYHQYVVQCHGNTLLPQFLGMYRVSVDSEHRYLLVMRNTFSHRLPVHRKYDLKGSLVSREASDKEKGKDLPTLKDMDFLNKNEKVYVGQETQRDFMDKLKRDVEFLVQLRIMDYSLLLGIHEVGREGPEEEEGEEEEGGGDDGGGGTPPEGIGSILTPHRPHGPGDFDPYVDVYGLSCSEAAPRREVYFMGLIDVLTQYDARKKAAHAAKTVKHGAGAEISTVNPEQYGKRFLDFISNIFA